Proteins co-encoded in one Bradyrhizobium sp. 170 genomic window:
- a CDS encoding shikimate dehydrogenase has protein sequence MSPAARPLAPADRRFLTGLIGAPIAHSASPAMHERAAEALGAHCHYQLIEVAGADREELRLLLDGVRRLGFAGVNVTFPYKEAVVSLLDELSPGARAIGAVNTVVVRDGRLIGYNTDTTGFGRAVAELIRDPAQSRVAVIGAGGVGKAIAFALAATGVSEIRIFDTDHAKAEQLAAQLKSHGEARSADSVEDAMSGATGIVNGSPVGMLPNRGSPVPDALLHKDLWVADAVYTPLWTPLLNAAKAKGAEVMTGRELAIYQAADAFELFTGLKPSAVEMGNAFDAVMAKRYAKVNAA, from the coding sequence ATGAGCCCTGCCGCCCGCCCCCTTGCTCCGGCCGACCGCCGCTTTCTCACCGGCCTGATCGGCGCGCCGATTGCGCATTCGGCATCGCCGGCGATGCATGAGCGGGCCGCCGAAGCGCTGGGCGCACATTGCCATTATCAGCTGATCGAAGTTGCGGGCGCTGACCGCGAAGAATTGCGGCTACTACTCGATGGCGTGCGCCGTCTGGGCTTTGCCGGCGTCAACGTCACCTTTCCGTACAAGGAAGCGGTGGTTTCCCTGCTCGATGAATTGTCGCCGGGGGCGCGTGCGATCGGCGCGGTCAACACGGTCGTGGTCAGGGATGGCCGGCTGATCGGATACAACACCGACACAACAGGGTTTGGCCGGGCGGTCGCCGAACTCATCCGGGATCCCGCGCAGAGCCGCGTCGCCGTGATCGGCGCAGGCGGCGTCGGCAAGGCGATCGCCTTCGCACTGGCGGCGACCGGCGTGAGCGAGATCAGGATTTTCGACACCGATCACGCCAAGGCCGAGCAACTCGCCGCGCAGCTCAAGAGCCACGGCGAAGCAAGGTCTGCCGACAGCGTCGAGGACGCGATGAGCGGCGCCACCGGAATCGTCAACGGCTCGCCGGTCGGCATGTTGCCGAACCGCGGCTCGCCGGTGCCGGATGCTCTGTTGCACAAGGACCTTTGGGTAGCGGATGCGGTCTACACACCGCTCTGGACACCGCTGTTGAACGCCGCAAAGGCAAAAGGCGCGGAGGTCATGACCGGGCGCGAGCTTGCGATCTATCAAGCCGCGGACGCATTCGAACTGTTCACGGGATTGAAGCCATCGGCCGTCGAGATGGGAAATGCATTCGACGCCGTGATGGCCAAACGCTACGCTAAAGTGAACGCAGCCTAG
- a CDS encoding LysR family transcriptional regulator — MMTLRQVEVIRAVMVTGTIGGAARLLNVSAPGISRLVKYTEKSLGVRFFQRQNGRYFPTAEARNIFEQINGVYEKMDDLTEIISKIGRGDLSELRIGSVPSISQVMVPRAIERVRRRYPELRIDINILKIEEAVDYLLLGRGDCVAMSYRLEHPGLDFLPLASGELFCIVPAGHELAGCKQVSAAEIIRYPLIGIDPNDPYGRIMAEIFARNKLDYDITIRARFGTTVCALVKAGLGIAVIDQFTVAHGGYPGVELLKIVEPTRFDTYIAVKRGAPLSLHIEHFIECLRSEMRAVGPGKVMPRKPDSRRRKK, encoded by the coding sequence ATGATGACGCTTCGCCAGGTCGAGGTGATCCGCGCCGTGATGGTGACCGGCACGATCGGCGGCGCGGCGCGGCTTCTCAACGTGTCGGCGCCGGGCATCAGCCGGCTGGTGAAATACACCGAGAAATCGCTCGGCGTCCGCTTCTTCCAGCGCCAGAACGGGCGCTATTTCCCGACGGCGGAAGCCCGCAACATCTTCGAGCAGATCAACGGCGTCTACGAGAAGATGGATGATCTAACCGAGATCATCTCCAAGATCGGACGCGGCGATCTGTCCGAACTGCGCATCGGCTCGGTGCCGAGCATCTCGCAGGTCATGGTGCCGCGTGCGATCGAGCGGGTGCGGCGCCGTTATCCAGAACTGCGGATCGACATCAACATCCTCAAGATCGAGGAAGCCGTCGATTATCTGCTGCTCGGCCGCGGCGATTGCGTCGCCATGAGTTACCGGCTCGAGCATCCCGGCCTCGACTTTCTGCCGCTGGCGTCGGGCGAATTGTTCTGCATCGTGCCGGCGGGGCATGAACTCGCCGGATGCAAGCAGGTCTCGGCCGCGGAGATCATCCGCTATCCCCTGATCGGCATCGACCCCAACGATCCCTATGGACGGATCATGGCGGAGATATTCGCGCGCAACAAACTCGACTACGACATCACCATCCGCGCGCGCTTCGGCACGACCGTGTGTGCGCTGGTCAAGGCCGGCCTTGGCATTGCCGTGATCGACCAGTTTACTGTCGCCCACGGCGGCTATCCCGGCGTCGAATTGCTTAAAATCGTCGAGCCGACCAGGTTCGACACTTACATTGCGGTGAAACGCGGCGCGCCGCTGTCGCTGCACATCGAGCATTTCATCGAATGTCTGCGCTCGGAAATGCGGGCGGTGGGGCCGGGCAAAGTTATGCCGCGAAAGCCCGATTCCAGGCGGCGCAAGAAATAA
- a CDS encoding ecdysteroid 22-kinase family protein, with product MTPPIKKLRSHTFRLRLDYGGRAGDAPNSVILKMGHLDDAGRSTYTNGREISFYRDIAPALSERLVPRCFEAVEATDTSAWHLLLEDLTDSHFVATAWPLPPTTQQSEQIVEALARIHAAWWDDRRLGHSVGSWYDADAWDRILRDFGIQFARFTDRYGEMIPAERRNLYERLLDRGPELLARYHVRRNLTIIHGDAHPWNFFLPRPDGGDNPRLLDWEGWSINTATDDLAYMMAMLWYPDRRRRVEQPLLARYHAALSVHGVSDYDRQSLNDDYRLSVLWLITRPVAQAMAGIGGGVWWNNLERIFLAVDDLGCRELLD from the coding sequence ATGACACCTCCGATAAAGAAGTTGCGTTCACACACATTCCGGCTGCGCTTGGATTATGGAGGCCGGGCCGGAGACGCCCCGAACTCCGTCATTCTCAAAATGGGTCATCTCGATGATGCGGGTCGTTCGACCTACACGAATGGCCGGGAGATTTCATTCTATCGCGACATCGCCCCCGCGTTATCGGAACGATTGGTGCCGCGCTGTTTTGAGGCCGTCGAGGCGACGGATACCAGCGCGTGGCATCTGCTGCTGGAAGACCTGACGGACTCGCATTTCGTCGCGACTGCGTGGCCATTGCCACCCACGACTCAGCAATCCGAGCAAATCGTGGAGGCTCTCGCGCGTATCCATGCGGCGTGGTGGGACGACCGACGCCTCGGTCATTCGGTCGGGAGCTGGTACGACGCAGATGCCTGGGACAGGATTCTGCGAGATTTCGGAATTCAGTTCGCGCGGTTCACCGACCGGTACGGAGAGATGATACCAGCCGAGCGGCGGAATCTTTACGAGAGATTGCTGGATCGCGGGCCTGAGCTGCTGGCGCGCTACCATGTGCGACGCAACCTGACCATCATCCATGGTGACGCTCACCCATGGAATTTCTTCCTGCCGCGGCCTGATGGAGGCGATAACCCCAGGTTGCTGGATTGGGAGGGCTGGAGCATCAATACGGCGACCGACGACCTAGCCTATATGATGGCGATGCTTTGGTATCCCGATCGCCGGAGGCGTGTCGAGCAGCCTCTTCTGGCCCGCTACCATGCGGCGTTATCGGTTCACGGAGTGAGCGATTATGATCGCCAGTCGCTGAACGATGATTATCGGCTGTCGGTGCTCTGGCTGATCACAAGACCAGTGGCGCAGGCGATGGCTGGTATTGGCGGCGGGGTCTGGTGGAATAATCTTGAGCGGATTTTTCTCGCAGTCGACGATCTCGGCTGTCGGGAGCTGCTCGACTGA
- the pcaG gene encoding protocatechuate 3,4-dioxygenase subunit alpha, which produces MQQTKPDGLTPSQTVGPYFAYGLTSNGRYDWNDAFTNNLVTADTSGERIRIEGQVFDGDGAVVSDCMLEIWQADAQGRFSDPQDKRALANSTFKGFGRIGTDAKGGYAFDTIKPGQVADPDGKPQAPHVVLAVFARGMLLHNYSRIYFDGEAANAADPVLALVPADRRTTLIATRQPGNGNAVYRFDIHLQGDKETVFFDV; this is translated from the coding sequence GTGCAACAGACCAAGCCCGACGGCCTCACCCCGTCGCAGACCGTCGGCCCCTATTTCGCCTATGGGCTGACCTCGAACGGCCGATACGACTGGAACGACGCGTTCACCAACAATTTGGTGACGGCGGATACGTCAGGCGAACGCATTCGCATCGAGGGGCAGGTGTTCGACGGTGATGGCGCGGTCGTGTCGGATTGCATGCTGGAGATATGGCAGGCGGATGCGCAGGGACGGTTCTCCGATCCGCAGGACAAGCGGGCGCTGGCGAACTCGACGTTCAAGGGGTTTGGCCGGATCGGCACCGATGCGAAGGGCGGTTATGCCTTCGACACCATTAAGCCGGGCCAGGTCGCCGATCCCGACGGCAAGCCGCAGGCGCCGCATGTCGTGCTCGCCGTGTTCGCGCGCGGCATGCTGCTGCACAATTATTCGCGGATCTATTTCGACGGCGAGGCCGCCAATGCCGCCGATCCCGTGCTTGCGCTGGTGCCGGCCGATCGCCGCACGACGCTGATCGCGACGCGGCAGCCGGGTAACGGCAACGCGGTCTATCGGTTCGACATCCATCTGCAGGGCGACAAAGAGACGGTGTTCTTCGACGTGTAA
- the pcaH gene encoding protocatechuate 3,4-dioxygenase subunit beta, translating into MTLVYPVQSLAAHPPRLSPGYKSTVKRSPSRPLIPMRHTLSELTGPVYGHETVRANDHDLTVQGKGEPLGERIIVHGHVLDEDGRGVPNALVELWQANACGRYVHVVDQHPAPLDPNFTGAGRAQSDAQGYYRFVTIKPGAYPWGNHHNAWRPAHIHFSVFGHAFVSRLVTQMYFPGDPLFPFDPIFNSVTDEKARDRMISAFDLENTMPDWALCYRFNIVLRGRNATPMEKK; encoded by the coding sequence ATGACATTGGTCTATCCAGTGCAAAGTCTCGCGGCGCATCCGCCGCGGCTGTCCCCCGGCTACAAGAGCACGGTCAAGCGCTCGCCCTCCAGGCCGCTGATTCCGATGCGGCACACGCTGTCGGAATTGACCGGGCCGGTTTACGGCCACGAGACGGTGCGCGCGAACGATCACGACCTCACCGTTCAAGGCAAGGGCGAGCCGCTTGGCGAGCGCATCATCGTGCACGGCCATGTGCTCGACGAAGACGGCCGCGGCGTCCCGAACGCGCTGGTCGAACTGTGGCAGGCCAACGCCTGCGGTCGCTATGTCCACGTCGTCGATCAACATCCCGCGCCGCTCGATCCGAATTTCACCGGGGCCGGCCGCGCGCAGTCGGACGCCCAAGGCTATTACCGCTTCGTCACCATCAAGCCCGGCGCCTATCCCTGGGGCAATCACCACAACGCGTGGCGCCCGGCCCACATCCATTTCTCGGTGTTCGGCCACGCGTTCGTGTCGCGTCTGGTGACGCAGATGTATTTCCCGGGTGACCCGCTGTTCCCGTTCGATCCGATCTTCAATTCGGTGACCGACGAGAAGGCGCGCGACCGGATGATTTCCGCGTTCGATCTGGAGAACACCATGCCGGATTGGGCGCTGTGCTACCGCTTCAACATTGTGCTGCGCGGGCGGAACGCCACGCCGATGGAGAAAAAGTAA
- the pcaF gene encoding 3-oxoadipyl-CoA thiolase, with the protein MRDVFICDAVRTPIGRFGGSLAKVRADDLAAVPIKALMAKHPNLDWAQVDEVFFGCANQAGEDNRNVARMALLLAGIPESVPGQTLNRLCASGLDAVGAAGRAIRSGEIDFAIAGGVESMTRAPFVMGKAPEAFARSAEIYDTTIGWRFINPLMKAQYGVDAMPETGENVAEEFQVSRADQDAMAIRSQQRAGAAIAAGYFAEEITPVSVPGGKAGPVIVDRDEHPRPETTLEGLTKLKPIVRNPGTVTAGNASGVNDGAAAMILASEAAVKKHGLTPRARILGLASAAVPPRIMGIGPVPATKKLMERLGIKISDFDLIELNEAFASQGIACLRQLGVKDDADFVNPHGGAIALGHPLGMSGARLALTAVHGMEKRGGKLALATMCVGVGQGVAVAVEKIN; encoded by the coding sequence ATGCGTGATGTATTCATTTGCGATGCCGTCCGGACCCCGATCGGCCGTTTCGGCGGCTCGCTCGCCAAGGTGCGCGCCGACGATCTGGCGGCCGTCCCGATCAAGGCGCTGATGGCGAAGCATCCCAATCTCGACTGGGCGCAGGTGGATGAGGTGTTTTTCGGCTGCGCCAACCAGGCCGGCGAGGACAACCGCAACGTGGCGCGGATGGCGCTGTTGCTGGCGGGCATTCCGGAATCGGTTCCCGGCCAGACCCTCAACCGCCTCTGCGCGTCCGGCCTCGACGCGGTCGGCGCCGCGGGCCGGGCGATTCGATCAGGCGAAATCGATTTCGCGATTGCCGGCGGCGTCGAGTCGATGACCCGCGCGCCGTTCGTGATGGGCAAGGCGCCGGAAGCGTTCGCGCGCTCGGCCGAGATTTACGACACCACGATCGGCTGGCGGTTCATCAATCCACTGATGAAGGCCCAATATGGTGTCGATGCGATGCCGGAAACCGGCGAGAACGTCGCCGAGGAATTCCAGGTGTCGCGCGCCGACCAGGACGCGATGGCGATCCGCTCGCAGCAGCGCGCAGGCGCGGCGATTGCGGCCGGTTATTTCGCCGAGGAAATCACACCGGTGTCGGTGCCGGGCGGCAAGGCCGGGCCCGTCATCGTCGACAGGGACGAGCATCCGCGCCCCGAGACCACGCTGGAGGGCCTGACGAAATTGAAGCCGATCGTGCGCAATCCCGGCACGGTGACGGCGGGCAATGCGTCCGGCGTCAATGACGGCGCGGCGGCGATGATCCTGGCGTCGGAAGCGGCTGTGAAAAAGCACGGGCTGACGCCGCGGGCACGCATCCTCGGCCTCGCCTCGGCTGCGGTGCCGCCGCGCATCATGGGCATCGGCCCGGTGCCGGCGACGAAAAAGCTGATGGAGCGGCTCGGCATCAAGATCAGCGATTTCGATTTGATCGAGCTCAATGAAGCCTTCGCCTCGCAGGGCATAGCCTGTCTGCGGCAACTGGGCGTCAAGGACGACGCTGATTTCGTCAACCCGCATGGCGGCGCGATTGCGCTCGGCCATCCGCTCGGCATGAGCGGCGCGCGGCTGGCGTTGACGGCGGTGCACGGCATGGAGAAGCGGGGCGGGAAGCTTGCCTTGGCAACCATGTGCGTCGGCGTCGGCCAAGGCGTTGCGGTCGCGGTCGAAAAGATTAATTGA
- the mutS gene encoding DNA mismatch repair protein MutS, with protein MTIQRSIPAPALPEAAPAADANSRVTPMMEQYLEIKAAHPGLLLFYRMGDFYELFFEDAEIASKTLGIVLTKRGKHQGMDIPMCGVPVERSEDYLHRLINAGHRVAVCEQTENPAAARARGNKSVVARGVVRLVTPGTLTEDTLLDARTNNYLLAIARARASAGGDRIGLAWIDISTSEFMVTECSTAELAATLARINPNEVIVTDALYGDADLGPLLRELPSVTPLTRDVFDGATAERRLCDYFAVATMDGLSAMSRLEATAAAAAVTYIDRTQVGKRPPLSPPSREAAGTTMAIDPATRANLELTRTLSGERRGSLLDAIDCTVTAAGSRLLAQRLAAPLTDSAGISRRLDAIAAFVADSAARDDVRATLRAAPDMSRALARLSVGRGGPRDLAGLRDGILAADQALARLAQLDAPPPEIIAVMEALRRPSRDLAREFERALAEQLPLIKRDGGFIREGYEAALDESRNLRDASRLVVAAMQARYADATSIKALKIRHNNVLGYFVEVTAQHGDKLMAPPLNATFIHRQTLAGQVRFTTSELGEIEAKIANAGDRALGLELEIFERLCAMALTASDDLRAAAHAFALLDVATALAKLAVDDNYVRPEVDGSLGFAVEGGRHPVVEQALKRDGQPFIANACNLSPSPAQKSGQIWLITGPNMAGKSTFLRQNALIALMAQIGSYVPASRARIGVVDRLFSRVGAADDLARGRSTFMVEMVETAVILNQASERSLVILDEIGRGTATFDGLSIAWAAIEHLHEANRCRALFATHYHELTALSAKLPRMFNATVRVKEWQGDVVFLHEVLPGSADRSYGIQVAKLAGLPPAVIARAKSVLAKLEAQDRGQTARALADDLPLFAVPSRAAAEAAPPSEAEQMMEAVKALHPDEMSPREALEALYALKAKLPKG; from the coding sequence ATGACGATCCAGCGATCCATACCCGCCCCTGCGCTTCCCGAAGCCGCGCCTGCCGCTGACGCAAATTCGCGCGTTACGCCGATGATGGAACAGTACCTTGAAATCAAGGCCGCCCATCCCGGGCTCTTGCTGTTCTACCGGATGGGCGATTTCTACGAGCTGTTCTTCGAGGACGCCGAGATCGCCTCCAAAACGCTCGGCATCGTGCTGACCAAGCGCGGCAAGCACCAGGGCATGGACATCCCGATGTGCGGCGTCCCGGTGGAGCGCTCCGAGGATTATCTGCACCGCCTGATCAACGCCGGCCACCGCGTTGCCGTCTGCGAGCAGACCGAGAATCCCGCCGCGGCACGCGCCCGCGGCAACAAGAGCGTAGTGGCCCGCGGCGTGGTGCGGCTGGTGACGCCGGGCACGCTGACGGAAGACACGCTGCTCGACGCCCGCACCAACAATTATCTGCTGGCGATCGCGCGCGCCCGCGCCTCCGCCGGCGGCGACCGGATTGGCCTCGCCTGGATTGACATTTCGACGTCTGAATTCATGGTGACGGAATGCTCGACGGCGGAGTTGGCGGCGACGCTGGCGCGGATCAATCCGAATGAGGTGATCGTCACCGACGCGCTCTATGGCGATGCCGACCTCGGCCCGCTGCTGCGCGAATTGCCCTCGGTGACGCCGCTAACCCGCGACGTCTTCGACGGCGCCACCGCGGAACGGCGGCTGTGCGACTATTTCGCGGTCGCGACTATGGATGGCCTGTCCGCGATGTCGCGGCTGGAGGCCACCGCGGCAGCCGCCGCCGTCACCTATATCGACCGCACGCAGGTCGGAAAGCGTCCGCCGCTGTCGCCGCCCTCCCGCGAGGCGGCCGGAACGACGATGGCGATCGACCCCGCCACCCGAGCCAATCTCGAATTGACCCGAACGCTATCAGGCGAACGGCGCGGATCGCTGCTCGATGCGATCGATTGCACGGTCACCGCCGCCGGCTCGCGGCTATTGGCTCAACGCCTCGCCGCGCCCCTCACCGACAGCGCGGGAATCTCACGGCGGCTGGATGCGATTGCCGCCTTTGTCGCCGATAGCGCCGCGCGTGACGACGTCAGAGCCACGTTGCGCGCGGCGCCCGATATGTCGCGCGCGTTGGCGCGGCTATCGGTCGGACGCGGCGGTCCGCGCGACCTTGCCGGCTTGCGCGACGGCATCCTTGCCGCGGACCAGGCGCTGGCGCGGCTTGCGCAGCTCGACGCGCCGCCGCCGGAAATCATTGCGGTGATGGAGGCTTTGCGCCGCCCCTCGCGCGACCTCGCCCGCGAGTTCGAACGCGCGCTCGCCGAGCAACTGCCGCTGATCAAGCGCGACGGCGGCTTCATCCGCGAGGGCTATGAGGCCGCACTCGATGAGAGCCGCAATCTGCGCGATGCCTCCCGCCTCGTCGTCGCCGCGATGCAGGCGCGCTATGCCGACGCGACCTCCATCAAGGCGCTCAAGATCCGGCACAACAACGTGCTCGGCTATTTCGTCGAGGTGACGGCGCAGCACGGCGACAAGCTGATGGCGCCGCCGTTGAATGCCACGTTCATCCACCGCCAGACGCTCGCGGGCCAGGTTCGCTTCACCACGTCCGAGCTCGGCGAGATCGAGGCCAAAATCGCCAATGCCGGCGACCGCGCGCTTGGGCTCGAACTGGAAATCTTCGAGCGGCTCTGCGCAATGGCGCTTACCGCCAGCGACGATCTGCGCGCCGCGGCGCACGCGTTTGCGCTGCTCGATGTCGCAACCGCGCTGGCGAAGCTCGCGGTCGACGACAATTATGTACGGCCCGAGGTCGATGGCTCGCTCGGCTTCGCGGTCGAAGGCGGCCGGCATCCCGTGGTCGAACAGGCGCTGAAGCGCGACGGCCAGCCGTTCATCGCCAATGCCTGCAACTTGTCGCCCAGCCCCGCTCAGAAATCCGGCCAGATCTGGCTGATCACCGGCCCGAACATGGCCGGCAAATCGACCTTCCTGCGCCAGAACGCGCTGATCGCGCTGATGGCGCAGATCGGTTCTTACGTGCCGGCGTCACGCGCGCGTATCGGCGTCGTCGACCGCCTGTTCTCACGCGTCGGCGCGGCGGACGATCTTGCGCGCGGCCGCTCCACCTTCATGGTCGAGATGGTCGAGACCGCCGTGATCCTCAACCAGGCCAGCGAACGCTCGCTGGTCATCCTCGATGAAATCGGCCGCGGCACCGCGACCTTCGACGGCCTGTCGATCGCCTGGGCCGCGATCGAACATCTGCATGAAGCCAACCGCTGCCGCGCATTGTTCGCCACGCATTATCACGAGCTGACCGCGCTTTCCGCAAAACTGCCGAGGATGTTCAACGCCACCGTGCGCGTCAAGGAATGGCAGGGCGACGTCGTATTCCTGCACGAGGTGCTGCCCGGCTCGGCCGACCGCTCCTACGGCATCCAGGTCGCGAAACTCGCAGGCCTCCCGCCCGCCGTGATCGCCCGCGCCAAGTCGGTGCTGGCGAAGCTCGAAGCGCAGGACCGCGGCCAGACGGCGCGGGCGCTCGCCGACGACTTGCCGCTGTTCGCCGTCCCTTCCCGCGCCGCCGCGGAAGCCGCGCCGCCGAGCGAGGCCGAGCAAATGATGGAAGCCGTGAAGGCGCTGCATCCCGACGAGATGTCCCCGCGCGAGGCGCTGGAGGCGTTGTATGCGCTGAAGGCGAAATTGCCGAAGGGATAA